In one Bosea sp. RAC05 genomic region, the following are encoded:
- a CDS encoding c-type cytochrome, producing MTRRTSTRSRAARRMAALVGLALAGGTLAAQAMPADAQRPDNAESVAIGKQVAQRHCGGCHAIEASGASPNPKAPPFPLIAERYPGGNPAPVLIDGTVVRHPGMPEFNLIEHETDGLVAYIRRVSRRWKPAS from the coding sequence ATGACACGCAGGACATCGACCCGCAGCAGGGCGGCCAGGCGGATGGCGGCGCTCGTCGGCCTCGCGCTGGCCGGCGGAACCCTGGCGGCGCAGGCGATGCCGGCCGATGCGCAGCGGCCCGACAACGCCGAGAGCGTCGCGATCGGCAAGCAGGTGGCGCAGCGCCATTGCGGCGGCTGCCACGCGATCGAGGCGAGCGGTGCCAGCCCCAACCCCAAGGCGCCGCCCTTTCCGCTGATCGCGGAGCGCTACCCCGGCGGCAACCCGGCCCCCGTCCTGATCGACGGCACCGTGGTGCGCCATCCCGGCATGCCCGAGTTCAACCTGATCGAGCACGAGACCGACGGGCTCGTGGCCTATATCCGGCGCGTTTCGCGCCGGTGGAAGCCGGCGTCCTGA
- a CDS encoding baeRF12 domain-containing protein, giving the protein MQLPHGAVIALVDGKQFELFRNSGNEADPTLAALPSPNLDEHNKAGGGGRDSSSANPTGHQIDEDAHAAAATSWLNHQVTGHKISHLVVIASPRTLGEMRRHYHKQLEGALVAELSKNLIGKNGPELLAALQGK; this is encoded by the coding sequence ATGCAACTCCCCCATGGTGCCGTGATCGCGCTCGTCGACGGGAAGCAGTTCGAGCTGTTTCGCAACAGCGGCAACGAAGCCGATCCGACGCTGGCCGCCCTGCCCTCGCCCAATCTCGACGAGCACAACAAGGCCGGCGGCGGCGGGCGCGATTCCAGCTCGGCCAACCCGACCGGACATCAGATCGACGAGGACGCCCATGCGGCCGCGGCGACCTCCTGGCTCAACCACCAGGTCACCGGGCACAAGATCAGCCATCTCGTCGTCATCGCCTCGCCACGGACGCTCGGCGAGATGCGGCGCCACTACCACAAGCAGCTCGAAGGGGCGCTCGTCGCCGAGTTGTCCAAGAACCTGATCGGCAAGAACGGGCCGGAGCTGCTGGCCGCGCTGCAGGGCAAGTGA
- the pgm gene encoding phosphoglucomutase (alpha-D-glucose-1,6-bisphosphate-dependent), with the protein MTTTVSPLAGKPLDPSLLVDLARLGQAYFERPDPADPAQRVAFGTSGHRGSSLLHSFNEAHILAIAQAICLYRREKGIDGPLFLGIDTHALSRPAFETALEVFAANGVTTLVDADLRFTPTPVISHAIIGHNCGRKHGLADGVVISPSHNPPADGGFKYNPPHGGPADTDATGWIERKANALIEAGLAGVARMPYARALASEHVRRHAFREAYVAELGSVVDMEAIRTAGVSIGIDPLGGAGLDYYAPIIERYRLNATIVDQTLDPTFAFMPADWDGKIRMDCSSPYAMAGLIAMKDRFDVAFANDTDADRHGIVTRSGGLMNPNHYLAVAIDYLFTHRPRWRSDAAIGKTIVSSAMIDRVAARLGRRMVEVPVGFKWFVEGLSDGSFGFGGEESAGASFLRLDGTSWSTDKDGLILGLLAAEITARTGTDPGERYAALTRDLGAPLYARIDAPATREQKAVLKSLSRAQLGTDTLAGEPITAVLNDAPGNGAAIGGVKVVTAQGWFCARPSGTEEVYKIYAESFRDEAHLAEIQQEAKAVIAAAFAAA; encoded by the coding sequence ATGACCACGACTGTCAGCCCGCTCGCGGGCAAGCCGCTCGACCCCAGCCTGCTGGTCGACCTCGCCAGGCTCGGCCAGGCCTATTTCGAGCGGCCCGACCCGGCCGATCCGGCCCAGCGCGTCGCCTTCGGCACCTCGGGCCATCGTGGCTCCTCGCTGCTGCACTCCTTCAACGAGGCGCATATCCTCGCCATCGCCCAGGCGATCTGCCTCTATCGCCGCGAGAAGGGCATCGACGGCCCGCTCTTCCTGGGCATCGACACCCATGCCCTGTCGCGCCCCGCCTTCGAGACCGCGCTCGAGGTCTTCGCTGCCAATGGCGTGACCACGCTGGTCGACGCGGATCTGCGCTTCACGCCGACGCCGGTGATCTCGCACGCCATCATCGGCCACAACTGCGGGCGCAAGCACGGCCTCGCCGACGGCGTGGTGATCTCGCCCTCGCACAACCCGCCCGCCGATGGCGGCTTCAAGTACAACCCGCCCCATGGCGGCCCGGCCGACACCGACGCCACCGGCTGGATCGAGCGCAAGGCGAATGCGTTGATCGAGGCCGGGCTCGCCGGCGTCGCGCGCATGCCCTATGCCCGCGCGCTCGCCAGCGAACACGTCCGCCGCCACGCCTTTCGCGAGGCCTATGTCGCCGAACTCGGCAGCGTCGTCGACATGGAGGCGATCCGCACTGCGGGGGTCAGCATCGGCATCGACCCGCTCGGCGGCGCGGGCCTCGATTACTACGCCCCGATCATCGAGCGCTACCGCCTGAACGCGACCATCGTCGACCAGACGCTGGACCCGACCTTCGCCTTCATGCCGGCGGACTGGGACGGCAAGATCCGCATGGACTGCTCCTCGCCCTATGCGATGGCCGGGTTGATCGCCATGAAGGACCGCTTCGACGTCGCCTTCGCCAACGACACCGATGCCGACCGCCACGGCATCGTCACCCGCAGCGGCGGGCTGATGAATCCCAACCATTACCTGGCCGTGGCGATCGACTACCTCTTCACCCATCGCCCCCGCTGGCGCAGCGACGCCGCGATCGGCAAGACCATCGTCAGCAGCGCCATGATCGACCGCGTCGCGGCCAGGCTCGGCCGCCGCATGGTCGAGGTGCCCGTCGGCTTCAAATGGTTCGTCGAGGGGCTTTCCGACGGCAGCTTCGGCTTCGGCGGCGAGGAGAGCGCCGGCGCCTCCTTCCTGCGATTGGACGGCACGAGCTGGAGCACGGACAAGGACGGGCTGATCCTCGGGCTGCTCGCCGCCGAGATCACCGCCAGAACGGGGACCGACCCCGGCGAGCGCTATGCCGCGCTGACCCGGGACCTGGGGGCGCCGCTCTATGCCCGCATCGACGCGCCCGCGACGCGCGAGCAGAAGGCCGTGCTGAAGAGCCTGTCGCGTGCGCAGCTGGGCACCGACACGCTCGCCGGCGAGCCGATCACCGCCGTCCTCAACGACGCGCCGGGCAATGGCGCGGCGATCGGCGGCGTCAAGGTGGTCACGGCGCAGGGCTGGTTCTGCGCCCGCCCCTCCGGCACCGAGGAGGTCTACAAGATCTACGCCGAGAGCTTCCGCGACGAAGCCCATCTCGCCGAGATCCAGCAGGAGGCGAAGGCTGTCATCGCCGCGGCCTTCGCAGCCGCCTGA